GGAGCGATTGAGCCTGCGCATCGCCGTGCGCGAGCTGTGCGAGTTCACCGCCAAGGAAGGTGACCTCGACCTGCGCTTCACCCCCTCGCCCACCGCGCAGGAGGGCATGGCCGGGCACGCCACGGTAGTTGCCCGGCGTGGGCCGGATTACGTGTGCGAACTGCCGCTGATCGGCCAGTTCGAGGGGCTGACGGTCAGTGGCCGCGCCGATGGCTTCGACCCCGAGTTTCGCCTGCTGGAAGAGATCAAGACCCATCGCGGCGACATCTCGCGCATCCCTGCCAACCACCGCCTGCTGCACTGGGCGCAGGTGAAGATCTACGGCTGGCTGCTGTGCCAGGAGCTGGGCTTCGAGGAACTGGATCTGGCGGTGGTCTACTTCAACGTCATCACCCAGCAGGAAACGGTGTTCCGCGAACGCCACAGCGCCGAATCGCTGGGCGAGTTTTTCGCCCTGCACTGCCGCCGTTACATCGACTGGGCGCGGCAGGAACAGGCGCATCAGCAAGCACGCAATCAGGCATTGGACGCGCTGCAGTTCCCCTACGGCGAATTTCGCCATGGCCAGCGGCAACTGGCCGAAGCCGTATATCGTGCCGCACGCGACGGCCACTACCTGCTGGCGCAGGCCACCACCGGCATTGGCAAGACTCTTGGCACCCTGTTCCCGCAGCTCAAGGCCATGCCCGGCCAGCAGCTCGACCGCTTGTTCTTCCTCAGCGCCAAGACGCCGGGCCGGCGCCTGGCGCTGGATGCCCTGCAACGCCTGCGCGAGCCGGACACGCCGCTGCGCGTACTGGAACACGTGGCCCGCGACAAGGCCTGCGAGCAACCGAGCAAGGCCTGCCATGGCGACTCCTGCCCGCTGGCCAAAGGCTTCTACGACCGCCTACCGGCAGCACGCAGCGCGGCGCTGAAGGAGCGCTGGCTGGATCAACGAGCCGTGCGCAATATCGCCATCGCTCATGGCGTGTGCCCTTACTACCTGAGCCAGGAGCTGTGCCGCTGGAGCGACGTGGTGGTGGGTGACTACAACTACTACTTCGACCTCGGCGCCCTGCTGCACAGCCTCACCCTGATCAACCAGTGGCGCGTGTGCCTACTGGTGGACGAGGCGCACAATCTGGTGGAACGCGGGCGCGGCATGTACAGCGCCGAGCTGGATCAGGCGCGCTTCAAGGCCATGTGCCGCGACGCGCCGAAACGCCTGAAGAGCGTGCTGGAACGGGTCGACCGCCACTGGGATCAACTGCACCGCGAGCAGGAGGTGCCCTATCAGGTCTACCCGCTGGCGCCGGACCTGCTGCTCGCCGCCCTGGGCAAGGCGGTCAGCGCCATCACCGACCTGCTCACCGACCAGCCCGAAGGCAATGGCGGCGAACTGCTCAGCTTTTATCTGGACGCAATGCTGTTCTGCCGCCTGGCAGAAAGCTTCGGCCCGCACTCGCTGTTCGATATCAACCGCATCGACGCCGGCAACGGACGCAGCTACTCGACCCTGTGCATCCGCAATATCCTGCCGGCGCCCTTCCTAGGCCCGCGCTTCGAGGACGCCCACAGCGCCACGCTGTTCTCTGCCACGCTCAGCCCCAGCCACTATTACCTCGACCTGCTCGGCCTGCCGATCGAGACCCAGTGCCTGGACGTCGCCTCGCCGTTCAGCGCCGAACAACTGCATGTGCAGGTGGTGCGCAACCTGTCGACCCGCTACCAGCACCGCGACGCCTCGCTGGCGCCGATCTGCCAGTTGATGGCGCGGCAGTACGCCGAACGCCCCGGCAACTACCTGGCCTTCTTCAGCAGCTATCAGTATCTGGAGCAGGTGCTGCAGGAGCTGCGCCGCGACCACCCGCAGATCCCGGTGTGGACGCAATCGCGGCAGATGGACGAAGCGGCACGTCAGGGCTTTATCGAGCGCTTCCAGATCGGCGGACGCGGCATCGGCTTCGCCGTGCTTGGCGGCGTATTCGGCGAAGGTGTCGACCTGCCTGGCGAACGCCTGATCGGCGCCTTCGTCGCCACCCTCGGCCTGGCCCAGCTCAACCCGATCAACGAAGAAATCCGCCAGCGCATGGACGCCCTGTTCGGCAATGGCTACGACTACACCTACCTGTTTCCCGGCCTGCAGAAGGTCGTGCAGGCCGCCGGCCGGGTGATCCGCACGCCAGAGGATCAGGGTGTGCTCTACCTGATCGACGACCGCTTCGCCCGCCCCGAAGTCCGCCGCCTGCTGCCGAGTTGGTGGCGGGTGGAACTGCTGCGTTTGCCGCTCAAAGCCCCCACTCCCGAGCCGCAACCCGACCTGTAGAAACGGACTTATCTGCGATCATGCGGCCGGAAATCATAGAGCCGTAGCCTGGGTAGAGCACCGCGAAACCCGGGAACCCACAGACGATGGGTTTCGCGGTGCTCTACCCATCCTACGCACTTGCCAGCGGTTATCCGACATGGTGTATAACCTATAACCACACCTAACAACTTCAAACTGTTCGTTTCGCTCAATATGACGGGCTAAAGCCCGCCCCTTAACCAAACGTTATGCGTAAACAATAAAGGAGTCAGTATGGCAAATAGTTGGAACATTCCAAGCTGGCTTGAAAAAGAGGTTCGAACACGGGACAAGAATTGCATTTACTGCGGCACTGCTTTTACAACCGCTAAGGTTTCGAAGAAAACTTGCGCTAGCTGGGAGCACATCATAAATGACGCAAAGATTATAACCAGAGAAAACATTGCGCTATGCTGCTGTTCATGCAATGCAAGCAAAGGACAGAAGCAGCTATCCGAATGGCTTCTTTCAAAATACTGTGTAGATCGTCAAATTACGTATGAATCAGTAGCGCCAATAATCCAGCAGGCATTAGCCAACGGTCTTTAACAATCGCATAACAATAGGTATATGGACTCTCCCAACAAGCAGTGAGTAAAGCTTTGCTTTTGCACCTGTCGTCAGCGCGGTTGCATTCGTATATCCGGCCTGTTCTGGGCGCTACCGCCCTGGCCATTCTGTAGTTCGCGCAGCGGGGACCAAGCGTTCAATCGATCACGAAGATCATCATTGTTATCGGCCTTGCTCCGCAGCAGGGCTCGCCTGCTCCGGCAGTGCTGCTGTTCACCACAACCACACGAAGATCATGAGTAGCCCGGATCAATGCGCGGCTACCGGTCGTTACCCCAGGCCCGGCAGCGGGGACGGTGCCTAGTTAGTGCGGCCTGCTGCGCGGGCGTTCTTTTGCTGCAGGATCACGGAGGCTTCGTTGTAGGCCGTCTGGAAGGCTTCGCTGCCGATCCACGCCACTGCGGTGTCTTCGTCTTCGTTGTGGTAGATCGCGCGGTAGACGATCAGCAGGCCCATCATGAAGTCGGTAGCTGGGTCTTCCTCTTCTTCGGAGACGACCAGTTCCAGCACCGGGTATTGCAGGAATACCAGGCACATCGCCAGCAGGCTGATGGCTTCGCCCATTTTCATCGCCTGGAACAGGTCGTCGAAGTCCGCCGGGTCGAAGCCGTTCTCTTCGATGTCCTTGAAGTCGAAGGTGTTCAGGTCGATGGCCACATCGTCGAACGGCTCATCGATCAGCGGGTTGGCCAGCAGCGGATGCAGTGCATGGCTTTTGGGCTTGCCGATGCGGTTCTGCTTGGCCTTGGCTTTGGCCCGCTGGGCACGCTTTTTCTGTTTATCCGGGGAGGCCATGGGGCGGGTTCCTTGCTCGATACAGCCGTATAGATGGCTCGCTATTGTATGCGGCCATGCGCCGAGAGGTGCCAGTAGCTGGCATTTTAATGAGCCGGAGCGCCGCGCGGCACTCAGGCGCTGGCATCAAAGCGTGTAACTCACAGATGATGGGTTGCGCGTTGCGCTACCCATCCTACGCGAGCCCAATGCCCGTCGCGGCTGAGGCCTCTTCCACGAGGCGCGGTGCGCAGCGCACCCTACGCGGGCAATGTCAGGCGTACTTCCACACCGCCGTCGACATTGCCGATATGCAATCCACCACCATGCAACTCAGCCACTTCCTGCACAAAGTTCAGACCCAGGCCGGTGCTCTTGCGACCACCATCGGGGCGCGGCAGGGAGTAGAAGCGTTCGGTCAGCCGACCCAGGGCGTAGTCGGGGATGGCCTGTCCCTGATTGAACAGACGCAGGAGGATGCGCTCGCCCTGGCATTCGGCAGCGATGCGGATGCAGCCGCCGGGCGGGGTGAAGTCCAGGGCGTTGTCCAGCAGGTTGGCCAGGGCCTGGCGCAGCAGGAAGCGCTCGCCGCGCAGGTTGAGCCCAGCGGGTAGAGCCTGCTCGATCTGCAAGCTGGCAGCGGTGATACGCGCCTGCTGCGCTTGCAGCAGTTCGTTCACCAATGGCACCAGCGGCACCGCCACGCGCTCCTCCAGCCCTTGACGTTGCTCCACCTGGGCCAGGTGCAGCAGGCGTTCGATCAGATTCTGCAACCGTGCGCTTTCCTGCTGGATATTGGCCACGAAACGCTGGCGCTGGTCGGTGGACATCTCGCCGTCGAGCAGTTCGGCAGCGCCACGAATGGCCGCCAGCGGGCTTTTCAGTTCGTGGGTCAGGGTGTGTACGTAGCGCTCGACGTAGGCCTTGCCTTCCAGCTCGGTACGCATGCGCTCGACCGCCACCGCCAGTTGCCCGAGTTCGCCGCCGCGTACCTGGGGCGGCTCGGCACGCTGGCCTTCGCTGACGGCCTGGGCATAGCGGGTGAGTTTGCCCAGCGCGGCGCTGAGCCACCAGGACAGCAGCGCGCCGACCAGCAGGCCAAGGCCGATCAACCCGGCCCCGAGCCAGCCCAGGCGCGTTTGCGAGCGCTCGATATAGGGCTGCAGGGTGCGGTTGGGTTTGGCCACCGAGACCACGCCGATGATGCGTTCGCCATCCCTGATCGGCGCGGCCACGTACATCACCGAGGAGTCGGGGTCGTTCGGGTCTTCACGGGTCGAACGGGCGCCGTACTGGCCGCGCAGGGTGAGCAGCACATCGTTCCAACGCGAATAGTCCTGACCGACCGCCAGGCCGCTGGAGTCGAGCAGGACGATGCCCTGGGCGTCGGTGACGTAGATGCGGTGGTTGACCTCGGCCTTGGTCAGCCCCCAGATGCTCGCCTGCGGCTGGCGCCGGCCATAGGCCTCCAGTGCGTCGTTCAGGCGGCCCTGACCGAGCGTGCCGGCCTTGAGGTCGTCACGCAGGATCTCGGCCAGCAGGTTGGCGGTATCGACCAGGGTTTCTTCGGTGCTTTGGCGCACGCCAGGGCGAATCTCGTCCATCACCGTGCTGAGCACGAACCAGCCGGCGAGGCCGACGAAGAGGAAGTAGACGAGGAAGATGCGTACGCCCAACGGCATTGTTCAGTTCTCCGGCTCGTAGCTGTAACCCAGACCACGATGGGTCTGGATCGGCTCTTCGCTCGGGGCGATGGCGCGCAGTTTGGCGCGCACGCTCTTGATATGGCTGTCGATATTGCGCTCGTAGCCCGCCTCGCTGGCCACGCCGAGGGCATCGAGCAACTGCTCGCGGGCATAGACCCGGCGCGGCTGGCCGAGCAGGGTGCGCAGCAGACGAAACTCATGACGGGTCAGGCTCAGCGCCTGGCCGTGGTAGTGAATGCGAAAGGCTGCATCGTCGATCTGGAAGGCACCCGGCGCAGTGGCGCCCGCCCCCTCACGCGGCGCCACACGCTTGAGAATGGCCTTGACCCGCGCCGCCACTTCGCGCGGGCTGAAGGGTTTGACCACGTAGTCGTCGGCGCCGATTTCCAGGCCCACCACGCGGTCGATCTCCTCGCTGCGTGCGGTGAGGAAGATCACCGGCACCTCGGAGAAACGGCGCAGGCGCTTGCACAGCTCGAAGCCGCTGATATCGGGCAGCCCTACGTCGAGAATGGCCAGGTCGAAGGCGCCGCTTTCCAGCAGCGTCAGGGCTTCGCCAGCGAGGCTCGACCACTGCGTGAGGAAGCCTTCGGCCTGCAGGGCGTAGATCAGCGTATCGGCAATCGCGGCTTCGTCTTCGACGATGAGTATCTGCGGCATCGGGCGTCCTGCACCTGTTGAGCAACGGCGGCAGACTGCCGGGGGCGGGATCATGCGTCAAGCGGGCAATCGCGTAGGGCTGGGGCAAGCCGCCAAAAGGGGGTGGCGGGTTACATCCGCCCTACGCGACAAGCGCCGCGGCGACCGCATGGATGCAGGAGGTAGAACGAAGGCCTGTCGCTCACCCGTAGCCCGGATGCAATCCGGGGAACGAACGGCACGGCTTCCCGGATTGCATCCGGGCTACTCGTTCATGGAATTTCGCCGCGAATGTACTGTTCCAGCTGACGGATCAGCTCAGCCTGTTCGGCGATGGTTTCCTTGACCAGATCACCAATCGACAGCAGGCCGATCAGCTCGCCTTCGGCCAGCACCGGCAGGTGACGCAGGCGCCGCTCGGTCATCAGCTGCATGCAATATTGCAGGTTGTCACGCGGACTGACGCTGATCACCTCACGGGTCATGATCGTGTTGACCTTGGCGTCCAGCATCGAGCGGTCGGCCAGTGCCACCTTGCGCACGTAATCGCGCTCACTGACGATGCCGACCATGCGTCCGCCGGAGAGCACCACGAGCGCACCAACGCCCTTTTCCGCCATGATGCGCAGCCCATCGAGCAGGGAGTCGTCCGCGTCGACGCTGTAGAGAAAGGTGTTGGACTTGGTTCTGAGCAGTTCGGCAACCGTTTTCATGCTGGGGGCTCCGCGTTGTTTGCAGTGTTTTTAGCAGAGTTGGCCAGCCAGGTCAGCCCGGTAATGTTCTACAAGCCGTTTATCGGCGACAGCAACCCGGATATTCCGGGCGCCCGCCTGCGCAGATCATGACGACTTCTGCAGTGTTTCCCTGGCTTTAGCCAAGGGTGAAGCGCCCGGTATTCTGCGCCAGCCCCTCGCTGCCTCGGCGCAACTGCTCGGCGGCATGGCTGACCGCCTGAGCGCCATCGAGCAACTGCCCGGCCGCCTGGTCGACCTGCTGGATGTTGCCACTGACCTCATCGGCGGTGGCCGCCTGTTGCTCGGCAGCCGTGGCGATCTGCGCCAGGCGGTCGCTGACGCGCTGCACCGAGTCGACGATGTTCTGCAGCTCGTCGCTCATGGCCAGCACGCTGCCGATATCGCCATCGGCCTGGCCGCAGGCTTCCTCCATCAGGGTGACTGACTGCCCCACCACGCGCTGCAGGTTATCGACGGTCTGGGCGATTTCCTGGGTCGAGTCCTGGGTGCGCTTGGACAATGAGCGCACTTCGTCGGCGACCACGGCAAAGCCGCGCCCGGCTTCACCGGCACGCGCGGCTTCGATGGCGGCGTTGAGCGCCAGCAGGTTGGTCTGCTCCGCGATGCCCTTGATCACCTCGACCACGCGGTTGATCTGCACGGTCTGCTCACGCAGTTGCTGCAACGCCGCGGCACTGTCGCCGAGGCGACTGCTGAGGTGGCGCATGCTGGCACTGGTACGCTCGCTGCGCTGGTTGCTGCTCAGCGCCACCTCGCGGGCTTGTTGCGCTTCCATCGCTGCCTGCTCGCAGCTTTGCGCCACGCTTTGTGCGGTGGCCGCCATTTGTGTCGCGGCAGTGGCGATCTGGCTCATCTGCGCCTGTTGCTGCTCGACGGCATCCAGCGCATCTCGCGCCTGGCCACCGAGCAGTTGCACGGTGCCGTCCAGTTGCCGGCTTTCGCGATTGACGCCCTGCAGCGAATCACGCATCTGCTCGACGGCGGTATTCAGCGCCTGGGCGATGGCGGCCAGGTCATCACGGCCGTTGACCTGCATGCGTACGCGCAGGTCGCCGTCACGCAGCCCGCGCGCGGCCTCGATGATGTTGCTGGTGCTGATGCGTATGGAGGCGTTCAGGCACATCAGCACGTACATCGCCAGCAGGGTGAGGATGATGAAGGCGCCAATCACCTCGATCATCGACTGCAGCGCCTGCTGCCGGTAGTCATTCAGGCTGGCGCTGAACTGCTGATAGATCGCCTGCTGCAGCGCCTGCAGTTGCCCTTCCAGGGTCTCGACACGCTGCACGAACTGCTCGGGCGTAAGGGCCATGGGGCTGGCCTCGAACATGTCGCGGTCGATCTGCGCGAGGAAATCATCGAACGCCTTGAGCGAGGCGTCGAACGGCGCACCCAACTGGCGCATGGCCTGCGGCGCCTCGCGTGACAGGGTGCTTTGCGCCTTGACCAGTTGCGCCCGCTGCTCGTCGAGGCTGCGGCGCAGGTCGCGGATCAGCACGCGGCTCTGCAGGGTGAAATGCTGCGAAACCACGGCACCGTGACCTTGCGCGGCGAAGGTGCCG
This region of Pseudomonas wenzhouensis genomic DNA includes:
- a CDS encoding methyl-accepting chemotaxis protein, with the protein product MSGVLEPGVRLLQRFSFAHKFQLVFLLFALPLGYALWVISSGYLSRLHALDSELEGTQALQRMTQVQHELIAQRTLLARWKGTENAAQGLLQQREARLDEALQLAAEPLQSELISDQARQHFQTLQGERDGLRAEALARVALPDALERYQKALLYLIALREQVATDSALILDPHLDTYLMMEQITYIMPRLLEQIGTFAAQGHGAVVSQHFTLQSRVLIRDLRRSLDEQRAQLVKAQSTLSREAPQAMRQLGAPFDASLKAFDDFLAQIDRDMFEASPMALTPEQFVQRVETLEGQLQALQQAIYQQFSASLNDYRQQALQSMIEVIGAFIILTLLAMYVLMCLNASIRISTSNIIEAARGLRDGDLRVRMQVNGRDDLAAIAQALNTAVEQMRDSLQGVNRESRQLDGTVQLLGGQARDALDAVEQQQAQMSQIATAATQMAATAQSVAQSCEQAAMEAQQAREVALSSNQRSERTSASMRHLSSRLGDSAAALQQLREQTVQINRVVEVIKGIAEQTNLLALNAAIEAARAGEAGRGFAVVADEVRSLSKRTQDSTQEIAQTVDNLQRVVGQSVTLMEEACGQADGDIGSVLAMSDELQNIVDSVQRVSDRLAQIATAAEQQAATADEVSGNIQQVDQAAGQLLDGAQAVSHAAEQLRRGSEGLAQNTGRFTLG
- a CDS encoding ATP-dependent DNA helicase; its protein translation is MSLRIAVRELCEFTAKEGDLDLRFTPSPTAQEGMAGHATVVARRGPDYVCELPLIGQFEGLTVSGRADGFDPEFRLLEEIKTHRGDISRIPANHRLLHWAQVKIYGWLLCQELGFEELDLAVVYFNVITQQETVFRERHSAESLGEFFALHCRRYIDWARQEQAHQQARNQALDALQFPYGEFRHGQRQLAEAVYRAARDGHYLLAQATTGIGKTLGTLFPQLKAMPGQQLDRLFFLSAKTPGRRLALDALQRLREPDTPLRVLEHVARDKACEQPSKACHGDSCPLAKGFYDRLPAARSAALKERWLDQRAVRNIAIAHGVCPYYLSQELCRWSDVVVGDYNYYFDLGALLHSLTLINQWRVCLLVDEAHNLVERGRGMYSAELDQARFKAMCRDAPKRLKSVLERVDRHWDQLHREQEVPYQVYPLAPDLLLAALGKAVSAITDLLTDQPEGNGGELLSFYLDAMLFCRLAESFGPHSLFDINRIDAGNGRSYSTLCIRNILPAPFLGPRFEDAHSATLFSATLSPSHYYLDLLGLPIETQCLDVASPFSAEQLHVQVVRNLSTRYQHRDASLAPICQLMARQYAERPGNYLAFFSSYQYLEQVLQELRRDHPQIPVWTQSRQMDEAARQGFIERFQIGGRGIGFAVLGGVFGEGVDLPGERLIGAFVATLGLAQLNPINEEIRQRMDALFGNGYDYTYLFPGLQKVVQAAGRVIRTPEDQGVLYLIDDRFARPEVRRLLPSWWRVELLRLPLKAPTPEPQPDL
- a CDS encoding CBS domain-containing protein, giving the protein MKTVAELLRTKSNTFLYSVDADDSLLDGLRIMAEKGVGALVVLSGGRMVGIVSERDYVRKVALADRSMLDAKVNTIMTREVISVSPRDNLQYCMQLMTERRLRHLPVLAEGELIGLLSIGDLVKETIAEQAELIRQLEQYIRGEIP
- the creB gene encoding two-component system response regulator CreB, with protein sequence MPQILIVEDEAAIADTLIYALQAEGFLTQWSSLAGEALTLLESGAFDLAILDVGLPDISGFELCKRLRRFSEVPVIFLTARSEEIDRVVGLEIGADDYVVKPFSPREVAARVKAILKRVAPREGAGATAPGAFQIDDAAFRIHYHGQALSLTRHEFRLLRTLLGQPRRVYAREQLLDALGVASEAGYERNIDSHIKSVRAKLRAIAPSEEPIQTHRGLGYSYEPEN
- the creC gene encoding two-component system sensor histidine kinase CreC, yielding MPLGVRIFLVYFLFVGLAGWFVLSTVMDEIRPGVRQSTEETLVDTANLLAEILRDDLKAGTLGQGRLNDALEAYGRRQPQASIWGLTKAEVNHRIYVTDAQGIVLLDSSGLAVGQDYSRWNDVLLTLRGQYGARSTREDPNDPDSSVMYVAAPIRDGERIIGVVSVAKPNRTLQPYIERSQTRLGWLGAGLIGLGLLVGALLSWWLSAALGKLTRYAQAVSEGQRAEPPQVRGGELGQLAVAVERMRTELEGKAYVERYVHTLTHELKSPLAAIRGAAELLDGEMSTDQRQRFVANIQQESARLQNLIERLLHLAQVEQRQGLEERVAVPLVPLVNELLQAQQARITAASLQIEQALPAGLNLRGERFLLRQALANLLDNALDFTPPGGCIRIAAECQGERILLRLFNQGQAIPDYALGRLTERFYSLPRPDGGRKSTGLGLNFVQEVAELHGGGLHIGNVDGGVEVRLTLPA